A window of the Natronomonas salina genome harbors these coding sequences:
- the ligA gene encoding ATP-dependent DNA ligase LigA, producing the protein MEFAEFAERAAEMEEEPADLETVGLVGELFADAGGDLDVVARFVQGRIFPAHDGTKLDIGPSLCYEALARAAGPNVTADDVEDRLADVGEIGAVTEGLDLGGQQGLAAFGEDAGDDGLSVSDVDSELRNLAAAEGSGSTDTKVDTLFGLFNRAEPLEARFLARLVLGEMRVGVGEGTVRDAIGEAFDVPGAAVERALQVSNDCGLVAEIARDDGEAGLEEVHLDVGRPVKAMLAQAGTAVDALEEWDEAAVETKYDGARVQVHYDGESARLFSRNLEDVTDPLPEVVEFVESELDVPAILDGEVVAVDDDGDPLPFQEILRRFRRKHDVAAAREDVAVELQAFDCLHADGEDLLDVPLVERHDRLTDLLSAGVSELVVTDDPDAIAAKEERALEAGHEGIMLKNPASAYTPGNRGKNWLKRKPDVETLDLVVTGAEWGEGRRANLLGTFLLSARVTDGEGYETIGKVATGITDEELEDLHERLEPYVLSESGTEVDLEPAVVFEVGYEEIQRSPTYSSGYALRFPRFVTVREDKDPEDADSLERVERLADA; encoded by the coding sequence ATGGAGTTCGCCGAGTTCGCCGAGCGGGCCGCCGAGATGGAGGAGGAGCCGGCCGACCTCGAGACCGTCGGGCTCGTGGGTGAGCTCTTCGCTGACGCCGGCGGCGACCTCGACGTCGTCGCGCGGTTCGTCCAGGGCCGGATCTTCCCCGCCCACGACGGCACGAAGCTCGACATCGGGCCGTCGCTCTGCTACGAGGCGCTGGCCAGGGCTGCCGGACCGAACGTCACCGCAGACGACGTCGAGGACCGCCTCGCCGACGTCGGGGAGATCGGCGCCGTCACCGAGGGACTGGACCTCGGCGGCCAGCAGGGACTCGCGGCCTTCGGCGAGGACGCCGGCGACGACGGACTGTCCGTCTCGGACGTGGACTCGGAGCTCCGGAACCTCGCTGCCGCCGAGGGCTCCGGCAGCACTGACACGAAGGTCGATACGCTGTTCGGGCTGTTCAACCGCGCGGAGCCGCTCGAGGCCCGCTTCCTCGCGCGGCTCGTCCTCGGCGAGATGCGCGTCGGCGTCGGCGAGGGGACCGTCCGGGACGCCATCGGCGAGGCCTTCGACGTCCCGGGCGCGGCCGTCGAGCGGGCGCTGCAGGTCTCCAACGACTGCGGGCTCGTCGCCGAGATCGCCCGCGACGACGGCGAGGCGGGACTCGAGGAGGTCCACCTCGATGTCGGTCGCCCGGTGAAGGCGATGCTGGCGCAGGCCGGCACCGCCGTCGACGCCCTCGAGGAGTGGGACGAGGCCGCCGTCGAGACCAAGTACGACGGCGCCCGGGTGCAGGTCCACTACGACGGCGAGTCCGCGCGGCTGTTCTCCCGGAACCTCGAGGACGTCACCGACCCGCTCCCCGAGGTCGTCGAGTTCGTCGAGTCGGAACTCGACGTCCCCGCAATCCTCGACGGCGAGGTCGTCGCCGTCGACGACGATGGCGACCCCCTGCCGTTCCAGGAGATCCTCCGGCGCTTCCGCCGGAAGCACGACGTCGCGGCCGCCCGCGAGGACGTCGCCGTGGAGTTGCAGGCGTTCGACTGCCTCCACGCAGACGGCGAGGACCTCCTCGACGTCCCCCTGGTCGAGCGCCACGACAGACTGACCGACCTGCTGTCGGCGGGCGTCTCGGAACTCGTCGTCACCGACGACCCCGACGCCATCGCGGCCAAGGAGGAGCGCGCGCTGGAAGCCGGCCACGAGGGCATCATGCTCAAGAACCCCGCTTCGGCGTACACGCCGGGCAACCGCGGGAAGAACTGGCTGAAGCGGAAGCCCGACGTGGAGACCCTCGACCTCGTCGTCACCGGCGCCGAGTGGGGCGAGGGACGGCGCGCCAACCTCCTGGGCACGTTCCTCCTGTCGGCCCGGGTGACCGACGGCGAGGGCTACGAAACCATCGGGAAGGTCGCGACGGGGATCACCGACGAGGAACTCGAGGACCTCCACGAGCGCCTGGAGCCGTACGTGCTCTCCGAGTCCGGGACGGAGGTCGACCTCGAGCCGGCGGTGGTCTTCGAGGTGGGCTACGAGGAGATACAGCGGTCGCCGACGTACTCGTCGGGGTACGCCCTCCGGTTCCCCCGGTTCGTGACGGTCCGGGAGGACAAGGACCCGGAGGACGCCGACTCCCTCGAGCGGGTCGAGCGACTGGCCGACGCCTAA
- the psmB gene encoding archaeal proteasome endopeptidase complex subunit beta — MRQPDSPLPRTGQDHTLSPYEPELGETPSNDISQEDLENVNKTGTTTIGIATDDGVVIATDMRASLGGRFVSNKDVQKVEQIHPTAALTLVGSVGGAQSFIRSLRAEVNLYEARRGENISIDALATLAGNFARGGPFFAIHPILGGVDEEGSHVYSIDPAGGVVRDDYTVTGSGMQVAYGTLERLYEEGLSMEEAKSIAAASIKAAVERDTGSGNGIFLAEITDEGVEINGHKDFDEVL, encoded by the coding sequence ATGCGACAGCCAGATTCTCCGCTTCCACGGACCGGCCAGGACCACACCCTCTCGCCGTACGAACCCGAACTCGGCGAGACTCCCTCCAACGATATCTCCCAGGAAGACCTCGAGAACGTCAACAAGACGGGGACGACGACGATCGGCATCGCGACCGACGACGGCGTCGTCATCGCCACCGACATGCGCGCCTCGCTGGGCGGCCGCTTCGTCTCCAACAAGGACGTCCAGAAGGTCGAACAGATCCACCCCACCGCCGCCCTCACCCTCGTCGGTAGCGTCGGCGGCGCCCAGTCGTTCATCCGCTCGCTCCGCGCCGAGGTCAACCTCTACGAAGCCCGTCGCGGCGAGAACATCTCCATCGACGCGCTCGCGACGCTGGCCGGGAACTTCGCTCGCGGTGGCCCCTTCTTCGCCATCCACCCGATCCTCGGCGGCGTCGACGAGGAGGGCAGCCACGTCTACTCGATCGACCCCGCCGGCGGCGTCGTCAGGGACGACTACACCGTCACCGGCAGCGGCATGCAGGTCGCCTACGGGACGCTGGAGCGCCTCTACGAGGAGGGCCTCTCGATGGAGGAGGCCAAGTCCATCGCCGCAGCCAGCATCAAGGCGGCCGTCGAGCGCGACACCGGCTCCGGTAACGGTATCTTCCTCGCGGAGATCACCGACGAGGGCGTCGAGATCAACGGCCACAAGGACTTCGACGAGGTTCTGTAA
- a CDS encoding RNA-guided endonuclease InsQ/TnpB family protein, with translation MEYSHRYRAYPSEEVAERLEHQLDVHRQLYNHVRWDYENNPEDNKPSEYDQNNKLPDWKQKWSLFADTYSKAAQATVARFHRNLSNLRKKKEKGYAVGRLKRQAPSDYRSVTYNQSGFDLDDKRGQDGYAYVRFSKVGWLKIRYSRPLPEHASIQEATFKKERTGEWFVTFSLKTDDEHLPEKPDVDSLDSSNSVGIDLGILNYIHTSDGTIVNWLDLEDEYERLSRDKRELSRKDYGSHNYEKQRRKVASIKRRIRRKVLDFQHKLTTWLVNEYDAVFVEDLDVVGMLQSDGNARKKQDAAWRQFLTLLEYKGDLYGTHIVQVEAAGTTKECTRCGVETTKPIWVREHSCPACGFEIHRDANAAMNVLQRGFSELGLGWPESTPVETVAATDTEEFSEVSASHVIETGTPCP, from the coding sequence GTGGAATACAGTCACCGGTACCGTGCTTATCCAAGCGAGGAAGTAGCGGAGCGACTGGAACATCAACTCGACGTCCATCGCCAACTCTACAACCACGTCCGATGGGATTACGAAAACAATCCAGAGGACAACAAACCGAGTGAGTACGACCAGAACAACAAACTTCCCGACTGGAAACAGAAATGGTCGTTGTTCGCTGACACCTACTCTAAAGCCGCACAAGCCACCGTCGCCCGCTTCCATCGAAACCTCTCAAACCTTCGCAAAAAGAAAGAAAAGGGATACGCCGTCGGTCGACTCAAACGACAAGCGCCCAGCGACTACCGGAGCGTGACGTACAACCAGTCTGGCTTCGACCTCGATGACAAGAGGGGCCAAGACGGGTATGCGTACGTCCGCTTCAGCAAGGTCGGGTGGCTCAAAATCCGTTACTCCCGCCCACTCCCCGAACACGCCTCCATTCAAGAGGCAACGTTCAAAAAAGAACGCACGGGCGAGTGGTTCGTCACATTTAGCCTCAAAACCGATGACGAACACCTTCCAGAGAAACCTGACGTGGACTCGCTTGACTCGAGCAACAGTGTGGGGATCGACCTTGGCATTCTGAACTATATCCACACTTCAGATGGAACGATTGTGAATTGGCTTGACCTCGAAGACGAATACGAGCGTTTGTCTCGCGATAAACGCGAGTTGTCGCGTAAAGACTATGGGAGTCACAACTACGAGAAGCAACGCCGGAAGGTAGCCTCCATTAAGCGTCGGATTCGGCGTAAGGTGCTGGATTTCCAGCACAAACTCACGACGTGGCTCGTCAACGAGTATGATGCCGTGTTCGTTGAAGACCTCGACGTTGTTGGAATGCTTCAGAGTGATGGTAACGCCCGGAAGAAGCAGGATGCGGCGTGGCGTCAGTTCCTTACGCTCCTGGAGTACAAAGGTGACCTGTACGGGACACACATCGTGCAGGTGGAAGCCGCTGGGACGACCAAGGAATGCACTCGGTGTGGTGTGGAGACAACGAAACCCATCTGGGTTCGGGAACACTCGTGTCCAGCGTGTGGATTCGAGATACACAGAGATGCTAATGCGGCGATGAACGTCCTCCAGCGAGGATTTTCAGAATTAGGGTTGGGATGGCCCGAATCAACGCCTGTGGAGACTGTGGCCGCTACGGATACCGAGGAGTTCTCCGAAGTGTCTGCAAGTCACGTCATAGAAACAGGAACTCCGTGCCCGTGA
- a CDS encoding DUF555 domain-containing protein: MSNYLVAMEAAWLVRDVEEIDDAIGVAVSEAGKRLNNADMDYVELEVGATPCPACGEAFDSAFIAADTALVGLLLEMKVFNADSTQHASRIAKSEVGGALRDVPLKVIDTMEMEDEDED; this comes from the coding sequence ATGAGCAACTACCTCGTCGCGATGGAGGCCGCGTGGCTGGTTCGTGACGTCGAGGAGATCGACGACGCCATCGGCGTCGCCGTCAGCGAGGCCGGCAAGCGCCTCAACAACGCGGACATGGACTACGTGGAACTCGAGGTGGGGGCGACGCCCTGTCCGGCCTGCGGCGAGGCGTTCGACTCGGCGTTCATCGCCGCCGACACGGCGCTGGTCGGCCTGCTCCTGGAGATGAAAGTGTTCAACGCCGACAGCACCCAGCACGCCTCCCGCATCGCCAAGAGCGAGGTCGGCGGCGCTCTCCGCGACGTCCCGCTGAAGGTCATCGACACGATGGAGATGGAAGACGAAGACGAGGACTGA
- a CDS encoding CBS domain-containing protein, with translation MDLPTPADLRERRTNLELTQSELAEQADVSQPLIARIEGGDVDPRLSTLRRIVNALDEAESAVMHAEDIMHEGVVTVAPDDSVRTAIDVMVKEGYSQLPVVRDGRPQGIISNSDIRQLDSENAGELPVADAMREAITTVEPSATLDEVNAHLNHQDAVMVVADGQLKGIITEADVAAHIS, from the coding sequence ATGGACCTGCCGACCCCGGCGGACCTGCGGGAACGGCGGACGAACCTGGAGCTGACCCAGAGCGAACTCGCCGAGCAGGCCGACGTCTCACAGCCACTCATCGCACGCATCGAGGGCGGCGACGTCGACCCGCGGCTCTCGACGCTCCGGCGCATCGTCAACGCGCTCGACGAGGCCGAGAGCGCCGTGATGCACGCCGAGGATATCATGCACGAGGGGGTCGTCACCGTGGCCCCGGACGACAGCGTCCGCACCGCCATCGACGTGATGGTGAAGGAGGGCTACTCGCAACTTCCGGTCGTCCGCGACGGCCGGCCGCAGGGTATCATCTCGAACTCCGACATCCGGCAACTGGACTCCGAGAACGCGGGGGAGCTACCGGTCGCCGACGCGATGCGCGAGGCCATCACCACGGTCGAGCCGAGCGCGACGCTCGACGAAGTGAACGCGCACCTGAACCACCAGGACGCCGTGATGGTCGTCGCGGACGGTCAGCTGAAGGGCATCATCACCGAGGCCGACGTCGCGGCCCACATCTCCTGA
- the purM gene encoding phosphoribosylformylglycinamidine cyclo-ligase: MTEDGDDSEEGLTYAETGVDIEASEAATAALIGAVGEFEGDYAGLVEIGDRYLALATDGVGTKLLVAEALEDYSTIGIDCIAMNVNDLVATGVTPVAFVDYLAVETPDDATAEQVGDGLSAGAERAEIALVGGETAVMPDVIRGLDLAGACAGLATEDELFDGEAEEGDLLVGLPSSGIHSNGLTLAREAVTRNHEYTDPFPYDEDRTIGEVLLEPTRIYREVLGPLHAAETHAAAHVTGGGWTNLSRMGEFRYVVEDPFDAQPVFEFVQTEGDVSDEEMHRTFNMGTGFVAALPESDAEAVADELDDARVIGRVEAGGSVEVRGLSL, from the coding sequence ATGACCGAGGACGGAGACGACTCCGAGGAGGGGCTCACCTACGCCGAGACGGGCGTCGACATCGAGGCCAGCGAGGCCGCGACCGCGGCGCTGATCGGCGCCGTCGGCGAGTTCGAGGGCGACTACGCCGGCCTCGTCGAGATCGGCGACCGCTACCTCGCGCTCGCGACCGACGGCGTCGGCACGAAACTGCTCGTCGCCGAAGCCCTTGAGGACTACTCCACCATCGGCATCGACTGCATCGCGATGAACGTCAACGACCTCGTCGCGACCGGCGTGACGCCGGTGGCCTTCGTCGACTACCTCGCTGTGGAGACGCCGGACGACGCGACCGCCGAGCAGGTCGGCGACGGGCTCTCGGCGGGCGCCGAGCGGGCGGAGATCGCGCTCGTCGGCGGCGAGACGGCCGTCATGCCCGACGTCATCCGGGGACTGGACCTCGCCGGCGCCTGCGCCGGACTCGCGACCGAGGACGAACTGTTCGACGGCGAGGCCGAGGAAGGCGACCTGCTCGTCGGACTGCCCTCCTCGGGAATCCACTCGAACGGGCTGACGCTCGCCCGGGAGGCGGTGACGCGGAACCACGAGTACACCGACCCGTTCCCGTATGACGAGGACCGGACCATCGGCGAGGTGCTCCTGGAGCCGACCCGCATCTACCGGGAGGTCCTCGGGCCGCTCCACGCCGCCGAGACGCACGCCGCGGCGCACGTCACCGGCGGCGGCTGGACCAACCTCTCGCGGATGGGCGAGTTCAGGTACGTGGTCGAGGACCCCTTCGACGCCCAGCCGGTCTTCGAGTTCGTCCAGACGGAAGGCGACGTGAGTGACGAGGAGATGCACCGCACGTTCAACATGGGTACCGGCTTCGTCGCCGCGCTCCCCGAGAGCGACGCCGAAGCCGTCGCCGACGAACTGGACGACGCGCGAGTGATCGGTCGCGTCGAAGCGGGCGGCAGCGTCGAGGTTCGCGGACTGAGTCTCTGA
- a CDS encoding metalloprotease gives MSGLQLGGIRFYASELRDLTVAWIALGIAFSVFFLRYLGVPIFPYPADVLSSPLFVRLFLISLTTVGVGFLLHELAHKVVAVRFGQVAAFRADYPMLALAVGAAFAGFIFAAPGAVHHQGYITERENGLISVAGPVTNVLLVAVFLPLVSFDGLVGQAGQLGVIINAFLAAFNMIPFGPLDGRKVVAWSKIVFLLTFAGTAALAVGAFLFVGLPSF, from the coding sequence ATGAGCGGCCTCCAGCTCGGCGGCATCCGGTTCTACGCCAGCGAACTGCGCGACCTGACCGTCGCCTGGATCGCCCTCGGGATCGCCTTCAGCGTCTTCTTCCTCCGGTACCTCGGGGTCCCCATCTTCCCGTACCCGGCCGACGTGCTCTCCTCGCCGCTGTTCGTCCGGCTGTTCCTCATCAGCCTGACGACCGTCGGCGTCGGGTTCCTCCTGCACGAACTCGCACACAAGGTCGTGGCCGTCCGGTTCGGCCAGGTCGCGGCGTTCCGGGCGGACTACCCGATGCTGGCGCTGGCCGTCGGCGCCGCCTTCGCGGGCTTCATCTTCGCGGCCCCGGGCGCCGTCCACCACCAGGGCTACATCACCGAACGCGAGAACGGCCTCATCTCCGTGGCCGGCCCGGTGACGAACGTCCTGCTCGTGGCGGTGTTCTTGCCGCTGGTCTCCTTCGACGGGCTCGTCGGCCAGGCCGGCCAGCTCGGCGTCATCATCAACGCCTTCCTGGCGGCGTTCAACATGATCCCCTTCGGCCCCCTCGACGGCCGGAAGGTGGTCGCCTGGAGCAAGATCGTCTTCCTGCTCACATTCGCCGGGACGGCCGCGCTGGCGGTCGGCGCGTTCCTGTTCGTCGGCCTCCCCTCGTTCTGA